Genomic segment of Williamwhitmania sp.:
GATGGATAGGTTTGGTATGTTTGTATCGCAAGATCGCGAACCACAATCTTTTATATTTGTATGTGTCTGAGGATGTCATTCGCAACCATATACATACCAATCATTTAGAGTAGGAAAAGTTTCAAGTATTCCTGGCTTTTGGATTATTCATTTTTGCTATTTTAAAAAAAATAGAGACGCAAAATCTTGCGTCTCTACATTCAGTTGAATCCTTTTTATTCTTCTGACTTCCTATAACTTCCTCCTCTTCCTCTTTTCTACTCCAAAATCACCTTACTCTTCTTGGGATACCTTACCGAGTAGCTGAAGGTAATTTTCTTGGTCTCCTTTGGCTGTAGGGTGAAGGTCCAGGCTAGTAGGCCGGTTTTGTCGTCGTAGCTGGCACCCCAGAGGTCACCAGGTTCCACGGTAATATCGCTGCTGGTGGAGAGCGGAATTTGGTCGTTAACGGTAATGTCCGCCTTCTGCGACTTGTTGTTGCGCACGGTGATTACCCATGTGCGGGTATCCTTCCGCTGCGAGCTGAGCATCTGGGTGGCGGAGAAGTCTTTTTGCTTTTCGCGGTTTATGCTTATGCCGTTATCGCGACCCAGCGAAATGTTCACGGTGTCGGAGGCATCGCGGGTGCTGAGGTAGGTTGACCCAACAAAGGTTCCTTCAAAGTAGAGGTTTGCCATGCCGTCCTGAAGGCTATAGGCTTCCCAACCAGTTATTCCAGCGGAGAGGAACACGGCCTTGTCAAGCTTGGGCACGCTTTGGTAGGTGTAGGTGGCCGGTAGGGTGAAGTCGGCAATGCTCACGTTGTAGGGGTTGTTATCCGATGGAACGGTGGATAGGTCGGCAACCTCAAATTCGGCAGTGGTTTCGTTGTTACGTAGGTTCGATGGTGCACTTGACTTTTTACTTTCCCTACTTACCCCATAGCTAGTCGCCACTGCTTCCTCACGTGGTTCTTCACCATATTCAAAGGCTTTGTCGCTCATCATCTTCATGGGCATTGGTGCAGGCGCAGGTTCATAAAAGGAGAGATACCAAGGGGTGATGTCAGGCTTTACTCCATTCCTGGTGGGGTTTCCAGACGAGAGTACCAACCTTACCTTGTCCCAGTTCTCCCCACAATTTTGAACTACAGTTGCTCTATATCCAAAGGTTACGGGGTTATTAATGTCCTTAATGCGTAGGTCGTAGTATGGTGTCCAGCTGGCTTGACTTACCAGGTAGGAGATGGTGAGTTCACTGGTGGTAGCTGTTTTTGTGGATACCATCAGCCTTATTACTCCGGTGGGTTGGTCGAGTTGAGCGTTAAGCTCCTGCAGCTGCTGGTTTATCTTTCCAATTTCTTTGTTTAGCTGGGCAATGCTGTTCTGCGATGCCAACCTCATGTTGCTAATTTCCGTCAGACGGCTACGAAAGAAATCGGCGGCTTCGCGCAACTCAACAATCTTGACACCAGAATTTTGGCTGCCCAGCTTCTGGTTTTCATGGAGCAGGTTCTCCTCCTGCTGCAGAATGGATATTTTGTTCTGCTCAATGGTCACCTTATCCTGCAGCGATTTTAGCTGGGTTTGAAGGTTGGTTATCTCTACCGTTTTAGTCTGCCTATTCAGGTAGTCGATGCTCTGGGTTAGAGAAAGTATGGTAACGTCGTTGCTTAACCCTGCGCTAATGGATTGGGCATTAATGTTGGGCGATAGCCCTGCCAGCACCAGTTGGGTGGTTCCTGCCTTCAGATCGACCGGAGCGTTGCGGGTTATTTGGGCTCCGGAAACAAATACGGTAACCTTCTCGATTTTTGAGTTTACAGGCACCTGTGCCTTAGTGGTTAGCGAAAAGCATACAAGGGAAGCAAGAGCTAATAATTTAACTTTCATATCGGTGGTATTTATAGTTGTATGATAATGATTCTTTTAATTAAAAAATCCATACCAAGTTAAGGAATTGTGTAAAGCAATCGGCTATTATTGAGAAATATTCAGGCTACATCATTTATTCGTTATACCTTATATAATGGTAAAAAGAGAAAACCCGACATCGTCAGCCTCTGGCTGACGATGCGGGTTTTCAGGGTAATCTACTGATCGGCTTATATAACTGGGTTTATAGTATCGGTAGAATGGCTCCGTCGCTAACCGCCGTAAGGTCCTTCACCACAATGTCGTAATCCACCTTTTTCCCTATTACCTTTTCACGTTCGGCAATTTTGCTCCGGTGAAACTCCCGTATCTCAGCGTCGAATGGAAGGTTGCCAAAGTCATAGAAACGAGCTGCTCCAGTGGCATCTTTTACCCCCATCACCTTTGATTTAACCAGCTGGCTGGTGGAGTATGGCTGGTCAAGAACACCTTCGGCAATGGCGGCTGCTGTGCCAACAACAATGTCGTTATTACCCAGTTGAAGTACCTTTTCCAGCATGGCACGGGTCTCAATTTCGGTATAGTAGGCTTCCTGCCTTACATCGGCATTGTCGAGCACGTTGAAATGCTGAGCTTGCAGCATATTGATGGCCATTCCTGCACATCGAAAGCTGTGAGCCGTCCCGTGCTTGGTAGGGATGTGGTGTGCCTCGTCGATTGTTCGGGAGCCAACAACCTGAACTTGTCCCAGCACTGCCAGAACCGAGTAGTAGGAGATGAGGCCGTAGACCTGATCCTGCTCCAACGGAAACCGGCCAGTGGGGCTTACGCAGTAGGTGGTTAGCTTTACATCGTTGTAGCCAAAACGGTCGAGATACTCCCTGGCTAGCTTACGGAACGTAACAATCATCCCCAAGTCTTGTGCAAAGTGCCCCTGCACCCAACAGTTGAGCTGCATGTGTTTTACACCCTGTTCCGCCGCAATGAGCACCTCAATAATTTCGGGTGCGAGCATTAGCG
This window contains:
- a CDS encoding mucoidy inhibitor MuiA family protein gives rise to the protein MKVKLLALASLVCFSLTTKAQVPVNSKIEKVTVFVSGAQITRNAPVDLKAGTTQLVLAGLSPNINAQSISAGLSNDVTILSLTQSIDYLNRQTKTVEITNLQTQLKSLQDKVTIEQNKISILQQEENLLHENQKLGSQNSGVKIVELREAADFFRSRLTEISNMRLASQNSIAQLNKEIGKINQQLQELNAQLDQPTGVIRLMVSTKTATTSELTISYLVSQASWTPYYDLRIKDINNPVTFGYRATVVQNCGENWDKVRLVLSSGNPTRNGVKPDITPWYLSFYEPAPAPMPMKMMSDKAFEYGEEPREEAVATSYGVSRESKKSSAPSNLRNNETTAEFEVADLSTVPSDNNPYNVSIADFTLPATYTYQSVPKLDKAVFLSAGITGWEAYSLQDGMANLYFEGTFVGSTYLSTRDASDTVNISLGRDNGISINREKQKDFSATQMLSSQRKDTRTWVITVRNNKSQKADITVNDQIPLSTSSDITVEPGDLWGASYDDKTGLLAWTFTLQPKETKKITFSYSVRYPKKSKVILE